A window of the Proteus terrae subsp. cibarius genome harbors these coding sequences:
- a CDS encoding M16 family metallopeptidase, with protein MYRKLLIVSVSLSLLGCATSTPNQNDKSTLLLRPDVRHFTLDNGLDVYLLQRPQTGVEMRLLVKSGSVQEDEKQLGFSHFTEHMAFKGTTHFPGTTGFKQLESLGMKLGSHVNAATSLNATTYKLSLPNANPIQIKTGLKILSDWAFEMTFDPIEFDKERPVIVEEWRLRQGIGFRINRQLEELRYYGSRYLDRDPIGDLEIVKHGDVKDAKRYYDTWYQPERMALVLVGNFNQGDAIADIKQLFNAKNSENKGIDDPSWHNFIDHKDLLVKTIFDKEQGSRILQFTLQRTLPAPLNSRQGQYEDLMDSLWLSILNQRFSTIVDNGLMASISANAQGAMLDSRRSQQLMIAHPKGNDYQGALDILFTEVQRLASVPVTQEELDNARNAILKRLSQQAAGEERYEHDYLANQITTAIELDMPIQTKKQALNLSYQLINKVTPETLSAYFSQYLKQSSPRVAVIGPDNDANLFNATKAAQRWQEIRQSNPGAFTLKTQAVVLDIKPELTGSVVSTQSLPIEKTQEWTLSNNVKVIVKNDSYLKDNIQVSLRIPGGSSLETNQSLGMVQWALKLPEVSGYGNYNARELALFTKQHQISLRPYSELLFHGFRGEAPIDELETLLTLMHLKITSPQFNGEKLEQQKQAMALGISKTPVERTFLDNINKESYQNGDRLVISPQGAWKQFTAQQLQRTNQMILGQPADMTLVISGPVNINQVKSLIERWVASLPTRSEQRLFWADPAINPKLTSFNKTYPIASSDKSMVSIQYAAPAQWSQQQVLALNLLDTVISQRLRLNLRERAGGIYSLGFSEMLTKVPTSYYTGRLNFTASPERADELITLARKVVNEVKQSGITEKELQEAKNIWLTENSQVNDSASYWTDALAQVATDDQQYQRLLTDPAIIKTLSVNDINQVARQWLGENEKVFKLTPATQK; from the coding sequence ATGTATCGTAAATTACTGATTGTTTCAGTCAGTCTTTCACTTTTAGGGTGTGCGACAAGCACTCCTAATCAAAATGACAAAAGTACACTATTACTACGGCCTGATGTTCGTCATTTTACCCTAGATAATGGTTTAGACGTCTACTTACTGCAACGCCCACAAACCGGTGTTGAAATGCGTCTTTTGGTAAAAAGTGGTTCTGTTCAAGAAGATGAAAAACAGCTTGGTTTTTCACACTTTACTGAACATATGGCATTTAAAGGTACCACTCATTTTCCCGGAACAACGGGCTTTAAACAACTTGAAAGCCTTGGCATGAAATTAGGTAGCCATGTTAATGCCGCGACAAGTTTAAATGCGACGACTTATAAACTGTCATTACCGAATGCAAACCCGATCCAAATTAAAACGGGGTTAAAGATCTTATCTGATTGGGCATTTGAAATGACATTTGACCCTATTGAATTTGATAAAGAACGTCCGGTTATTGTTGAAGAGTGGCGCTTGCGCCAAGGTATCGGTTTTCGTATTAACCGCCAGTTAGAGGAATTGCGTTATTACGGTAGCCGTTATCTAGACCGTGACCCTATTGGTGATTTAGAAATCGTTAAACATGGCGATGTGAAAGATGCAAAACGCTATTACGATACTTGGTATCAACCAGAAAGAATGGCATTAGTACTGGTTGGTAACTTTAATCAGGGTGACGCTATTGCTGATATTAAGCAGCTGTTTAACGCTAAAAATAGCGAAAATAAAGGAATTGATGATCCTTCTTGGCACAATTTTATTGATCATAAAGATCTACTGGTCAAAACGATTTTCGACAAAGAGCAAGGTTCGCGTATTTTACAGTTCACCTTGCAACGTACTTTGCCAGCACCTTTAAATAGTCGCCAAGGTCAATATGAAGATTTAATGGATTCATTATGGCTATCAATTTTAAATCAACGTTTTTCCACTATTGTTGATAATGGCTTAATGGCTTCTATTAGCGCTAATGCACAAGGCGCAATGTTAGACTCTCGTCGTTCACAACAATTGATGATTGCGCACCCTAAAGGTAATGATTACCAAGGTGCATTAGATATCTTATTTACAGAAGTTCAACGCCTCGCCTCTGTTCCAGTGACTCAAGAAGAGCTAGATAATGCCCGTAACGCAATACTAAAACGCCTAAGCCAACAAGCTGCAGGTGAAGAGCGCTATGAGCACGATTATTTGGCCAACCAAATCACAACAGCCATTGAATTGGATATGCCAATTCAAACGAAAAAACAGGCACTGAATTTAAGCTATCAATTAATCAATAAAGTGACCCCTGAAACATTGTCAGCTTATTTTTCTCAATATCTAAAACAATCATCACCACGAGTTGCGGTGATTGGCCCTGATAATGATGCTAATTTGTTCAATGCAACTAAAGCTGCGCAACGTTGGCAAGAAATTAGACAATCAAACCCGGGAGCATTTACCCTAAAAACTCAAGCCGTTGTACTCGATATTAAACCTGAGCTCACGGGTTCAGTTGTTTCAACACAATCACTTCCGATTGAAAAAACGCAAGAATGGACGCTGAGCAATAATGTAAAAGTGATTGTGAAAAATGACAGTTATCTCAAAGATAATATTCAAGTTTCACTACGTATTCCGGGCGGCTCTTCACTTGAAACAAATCAAAGCTTAGGTATGGTGCAATGGGCACTAAAATTACCCGAAGTAAGTGGATATGGTAATTATAATGCACGTGAATTAGCGCTATTTACCAAGCAACACCAAATTAGTTTGCGCCCTTACAGCGAACTATTATTCCATGGTTTCCGTGGCGAAGCGCCAATTGATGAACTAGAAACCTTGCTAACATTGATGCATCTAAAAATTACATCTCCACAGTTTAATGGCGAGAAGTTAGAGCAACAGAAGCAAGCGATGGCATTAGGTATTTCAAAAACACCCGTTGAACGTACTTTCTTGGATAATATCAATAAAGAAAGCTATCAAAATGGCGATCGTTTAGTAATTTCTCCGCAAGGTGCTTGGAAACAGTTTACTGCTCAACAATTACAGCGAACAAACCAAATGATCTTAGGACAACCTGCTGATATGACATTAGTTATCAGTGGTCCTGTCAATATTAATCAGGTAAAATCTCTCATTGAACGCTGGGTTGCAAGTCTCCCAACACGCTCTGAACAGCGTCTATTCTGGGCAGATCCTGCCATTAATCCAAAGCTGACTTCATTTAACAAAACATACCCTATCGCAAGCAGTGATAAGAGTATGGTAAGTATTCAATATGCAGCGCCAGCTCAATGGTCACAACAACAAGTACTTGCGCTTAATTTACTGGATACAGTGATCAGCCAACGTTTAAGACTCAACCTACGTGAAAGAGCTGGTGGGATTTATTCACTTGGGTTCTCTGAAATGTTAACGAAAGTGCCTACAAGCTACTATACCGGTCGTTTAAATTTTACAGCATCACCTGAGCGCGCAGATGAATTAATCACTCTCGCCCGTAAAGTCGTGAATGAAGTTAAGCAGTCAGGTATTACAGAGAAAGAGTTACAAGAGGCTAAAAATATCTGGCTAACTGAAAATTCACAGGTGAATGACAGTGCAAGTTATTGGACAGATGCTCTTGCTCAAGTTGCAACGGATGACCAACAGTATCAGCGTTTACTCACTGATCCTGCCATTATAAAAACATTAAGTGTTAACGATATAAACCAAGTTGCTCGCCAGTGGTTAGGTGAAAATGAAAAGGTCTTTAAGTTAACGCCAGCAACTCAAAAATAA